One genomic window of Paenisporosarcina antarctica includes the following:
- the rplT gene encoding 50S ribosomal protein L20, producing the protein MPRVKGGTVTRQRRKKVIKLAKGYYGAKSLLYKVANQAVMKSGMYAYRDRRQNKRDFRRLWITRINAAARLNGLSYSRLMHGLKLAGIEVNRKMLAELAVTDAASFTQLTDAAKKAMNK; encoded by the coding sequence ATGCCACGCGTAAAAGGCGGAACAGTGACGCGCCAGCGTCGTAAAAAAGTTATAAAATTAGCAAAAGGTTATTATGGTGCTAAAAGTTTATTATATAAAGTAGCAAACCAAGCAGTTATGAAATCAGGTATGTATGCATACCGTGACCGTCGTCAAAACAAACGTGACTTCCGTAGATTATGGATTACACGTATCAATGCCGCGGCTCGTTTGAACGGTCTTTCTTACAGCCGTTTAATGCACGGTTTGAAATTAGCTGGAATCGAAGTTAACCGTAAAATGCTAGCAGAATTAGCTGTTACAGATGCGGCTTCATTCACGCAATTAACAGACGCTGCAAAAAAAGCAATGAACAAGTAA
- the thrS gene encoding threonine--tRNA ligase — protein MSETIKLKFPDGAVKEFPKGTTTEDVAASISPGLRKKALAGKLDNQLMDLKAPLEHDGEIAIVTAGSDEALEVLRHSTAHLLAQAVKRIYKDVKLGVGPVIENGFYYDIDCPEPITKEELIIIEKEMKKIIKENIEIVRHNVSRSEAFDKFKDDEYKVELLEAIAKDDQVSIYEQGDFFDLCRGVHVPSTGKLKEFKLLSVAGAYWRGNSDNKMLQRIYGTAFFTKEELSAHLVMLEEAKERDHRKIGKELNLFMNSQKVGQGLPMWLPKGATIRRIIERYIVDKEVKLGYDHVYTPVMGSVELYKTSGHWDHYQENMFPVMSMDNEELVLRPMNCPHHMMIFKNGIHSYRNLPMRIAELGTMHRYEMSGALTGLQRVRGMTLNDAHIFVRPDQIKDEFKRVVQLIIDVYKDFDLNDYSFRVSYRDPEDKEKYYDDDDMWHKAQSMLKEAMDELGLDYFEADGEAAFYGPKLDVMVKTALGKEETLSTVQLDFLLPERFDLSYIGEDGKQHRPVVIHRGVVSTMERFVAFLIEEYKGAFPTWLAPVQVQVIPVSNEAHFDYAKGVIEKLQAAGLRIDMDDREEKLGYKIREAQMQKIPYMLVLGDKEMESGFVNVRKYGQQNSESISFDEFLSRIQKEISN, from the coding sequence ATGTCAGAAACAATTAAACTCAAGTTTCCAGATGGTGCTGTAAAGGAGTTCCCAAAAGGCACAACAACAGAAGACGTGGCAGCGTCAATCAGTCCTGGACTACGTAAAAAAGCATTAGCAGGTAAATTAGATAATCAACTTATGGACTTAAAGGCACCACTTGAGCATGATGGAGAGATTGCAATTGTCACTGCTGGATCAGACGAAGCATTAGAAGTGTTACGTCACAGCACGGCTCATTTACTAGCTCAAGCTGTAAAACGTATTTACAAAGATGTGAAATTAGGTGTAGGTCCCGTTATTGAAAATGGATTTTACTATGATATTGATTGTCCAGAACCGATTACAAAAGAAGAATTAATAATAATCGAAAAAGAAATGAAAAAAATCATCAAAGAAAACATTGAAATTGTACGTCATAATGTGTCTCGTTCTGAAGCATTTGATAAATTTAAAGATGATGAATATAAAGTTGAATTATTAGAAGCTATTGCTAAAGATGATCAAGTATCAATCTATGAACAGGGTGATTTCTTCGACCTTTGCCGAGGAGTACATGTACCTTCAACTGGTAAACTAAAAGAATTTAAATTATTGAGTGTAGCGGGTGCATACTGGCGTGGAAACAGCGACAATAAAATGTTGCAACGTATATATGGAACTGCTTTCTTTACAAAAGAAGAGCTTTCAGCACATTTAGTTATGCTTGAAGAAGCGAAAGAGCGCGATCATCGTAAAATCGGGAAAGAATTAAATTTGTTTATGAATTCACAAAAAGTTGGTCAAGGTTTGCCAATGTGGTTACCAAAAGGCGCTACAATTCGTCGTATTATCGAAAGGTACATCGTAGATAAAGAAGTGAAGCTTGGGTACGACCACGTATATACACCTGTTATGGGAAGCGTCGAACTATATAAAACAAGTGGACACTGGGACCACTATCAAGAAAATATGTTCCCTGTAATGAGCATGGATAATGAAGAGTTAGTGCTACGTCCTATGAACTGTCCACATCATATGATGATTTTCAAAAACGGCATTCATTCGTATCGAAACCTTCCAATGCGTATTGCTGAGCTTGGTACAATGCACCGTTATGAAATGTCAGGAGCCCTTACTGGACTTCAACGTGTTCGTGGTATGACGTTAAACGATGCGCATATTTTTGTTCGTCCAGACCAAATTAAAGACGAATTTAAACGTGTAGTTCAATTAATCATTGATGTATATAAAGACTTTGACTTAAATGATTATTCATTCCGAGTGTCATATCGTGATCCTGAAGATAAAGAAAAGTACTATGATGACGATGATATGTGGCATAAAGCTCAGTCAATGTTAAAAGAAGCGATGGATGAACTTGGCTTAGATTATTTCGAGGCTGATGGGGAAGCTGCTTTTTATGGTCCTAAATTAGACGTAATGGTGAAAACGGCATTAGGCAAGGAAGAAACTTTATCAACTGTTCAACTAGACTTCCTATTGCCCGAGCGATTTGATCTGTCATACATCGGTGAAGATGGAAAACAACATCGTCCAGTTGTTATCCACAGGGGAGTCGTTTCAACAATGGAACGTTTTGTAGCCTTCTTAATTGAAGAATACAAAGGCGCGTTCCCAACTTGGTTGGCACCTGTTCAAGTACAAGTAATTCCTGTATCAAATGAAGCACACTTTGACTATGCAAAAGGCGTCATTGAAAAATTACAAGCAGCAGGGCTTCGCATCGACATGGACGATCGAGAAGAAAAGTTAGGGTATAAAATTCGTGAAGCGCAAATGCAAAAGATTCCTTATATGCTGGTACTTGGAGACAAAGAGATGGAAAGTGGTTTTGTAAATGTTCGTAAATACGGACAGCAAAATTCAGAAAGTATCTCTTTTGATGAGTTCCTTTCTCGTATTCAAAAAGAAATTAGCAATTAG
- the infC gene encoding translation initiation factor IF-3 → MYVNDGIRARELRIIDQNGDQLGVKTRNEALEIAANVNLDLVLVAPQAKPPVARIMDYGKFKFENQKKDRETRKNQKIIILKEVRLSPTIDEHDFQTKLRNAVKFLEKGDKVKASIRFKGRAITHKEIGQRVLDRFAEACAEVSTVEQKPKMDGRSMFLVLQPKNEKK, encoded by the coding sequence ATGTATGTAAACGATGGCATTCGCGCACGTGAACTTCGAATTATCGACCAAAACGGAGATCAATTAGGAGTGAAAACGCGCAACGAAGCGCTTGAAATTGCCGCTAACGTTAATTTGGATCTTGTCCTTGTGGCCCCTCAAGCCAAGCCACCAGTCGCTCGTATTATGGACTATGGTAAATTCAAGTTTGAGAATCAAAAGAAAGATCGTGAAACTCGTAAAAATCAAAAGATTATCATATTGAAAGAGGTTCGTTTGAGCCCAACAATTGATGAGCATGATTTCCAAACGAAATTACGAAATGCAGTTAAATTCCTTGAAAAAGGTGACAAAGTCAAAGCTTCTATTCGCTTTAAAGGTCGTGCGATTACGCACAAAGAAATTGGCCAACGAGTATTAGATCGTTTTGCAGAAGCTTGTGCTGAAGTATCGACGGTTGAGCAAAAACCGAAGATGGATGGCCGTAGCATGTTCTTGGTTCTTCAACCTAAGAACGAAAAAAAATAA
- the rpmI gene encoding 50S ribosomal protein L35, producing the protein MPKMKTHRGAAKRFKKTGSGKLKRASAYRSHLFANKSTKAKRKLRKGGFVSSGDYKRIKSLIAYMK; encoded by the coding sequence ATGCCGAAAATGAAAACTCACCGTGGCGCTGCTAAGCGTTTTAAAAAGACTGGTTCTGGAAAATTAAAACGTGCAAGTGCTTACCGCAGTCACTTATTTGCAAACAAGTCTACTAAAGCTAAACGTAAGTTGCGTAAAGGCGGATTTGTTTCTTCAGGAGATTACAAACGTATCAAATCACTTATCGCTTACATGAAATAA
- a CDS encoding DUF1294 domain-containing protein: protein MIHIIFNGFIIIMSIIAFFTMGHDKSAARASKRRVPERTLWKLAIFGGGLGAYLGMIIFRHKTKHTSFRIGFILLAIAQVALMIWATPLLKEL, encoded by the coding sequence ATGATACATATCATTTTCAACGGCTTTATAATTATCATGTCAATTATTGCTTTTTTCACCATGGGCCATGACAAATCAGCAGCAAGAGCTAGTAAACGACGTGTTCCAGAACGCACTTTGTGGAAACTTGCTATATTTGGCGGAGGTTTGGGTGCATATTTAGGAATGATTATCTTTCGCCATAAAACGAAACATACGTCCTTTCGCATTGGCTTTATTTTACTAGCCATCGCTCAAGTTGCCTTGATGATTTGGGCAACTCCATTATTAAAAGAACTATAA
- a CDS encoding M42 family metallopeptidase, giving the protein MTKLDATLTMLKELTDARAIPGNEREARDVMRKYIEPFADRMDTDNLGSLIAEKVGDANGPKIMVAGHLDEVGFMVSQIDDKGFLKFQTVGGWWSQVMLAQRVTIVTRKGQSITGVIGSKPPHILTPEARKKPVDIKDMFIDIGASSKKEAMEWGVLPGDMVTPYFEFTVMNNDKLLLAKAWDNRIGCAIAIDVLKALKGENHPNIVYGVGAVQEEVGLRGARTAATKIKPDIGFAVDVGIAGDTPGITSKESTSKMGDGPQLVLFDASMVSHKGLRDLVVNTAEENNIPYQFESMPGGGTDAGAIHLTANGVPSLAIGVATRYIHSHAGILHRDDYENAVKLIVAVIKKLDRDTVNKIIFD; this is encoded by the coding sequence ATGACAAAGCTAGACGCAACACTTACAATGTTAAAAGAATTAACAGATGCTAGAGCAATTCCAGGTAATGAACGTGAAGCTCGCGATGTAATGAGAAAATACATAGAGCCTTTTGCTGACCGTATGGATACGGACAACTTAGGTAGCTTAATCGCTGAAAAAGTTGGCGATGCTAATGGTCCCAAAATTATGGTTGCTGGACATTTAGATGAAGTCGGCTTTATGGTTTCACAGATTGATGACAAAGGTTTCTTGAAGTTTCAAACGGTTGGAGGTTGGTGGTCACAAGTAATGTTAGCTCAACGAGTAACAATCGTTACACGTAAAGGACAATCGATTACAGGTGTCATCGGTTCGAAACCACCACATATATTAACTCCTGAAGCGCGTAAAAAACCAGTGGATATAAAAGATATGTTTATTGATATCGGTGCGTCTTCTAAAAAAGAAGCTATGGAGTGGGGCGTATTACCTGGAGATATGGTTACTCCATATTTTGAATTTACGGTCATGAACAACGATAAATTACTTCTAGCAAAAGCATGGGACAATCGCATAGGTTGTGCGATCGCAATTGACGTATTAAAGGCTTTGAAAGGGGAGAACCACCCGAATATTGTTTATGGTGTTGGGGCAGTTCAAGAAGAAGTAGGATTACGTGGTGCACGTACAGCTGCTACAAAAATTAAACCCGATATCGGCTTCGCAGTTGACGTTGGGATTGCTGGGGATACACCAGGAATTACTTCAAAAGAATCTACAAGCAAAATGGGTGATGGTCCTCAATTAGTATTGTTTGATGCATCTATGGTTTCTCATAAAGGTCTTCGAGATTTAGTGGTAAATACGGCTGAAGAAAACAATATTCCTTACCAGTTCGAATCAATGCCTGGTGGCGGAACAGATGCTGGAGCCATTCACTTAACTGCCAACGGAGTGCCTTCGTTAGCAATTGGTGTTGCAACTCGCTATATTCATTCGCATGCAGGTATATTA
- a CDS encoding sigma-w pathway protein ysdB: MIIVLIRFLIISLIIYLFYRGIVYLMDPKRKLDESYEKGSYYFYDDVKNVRKNFFISFKGALFEGEKYLGTTDNAFEVVSIFVWAKDTMNLQGFTRDDFLFLEKEILMNYPDADISWKNPIEDLMKPE, encoded by the coding sequence ATGATTATTGTATTAATTCGATTTTTAATTATCTCTCTTATTATTTATTTATTTTATCGTGGAATTGTTTACTTAATGGATCCAAAGAGAAAACTGGATGAGTCTTATGAGAAAGGTTCGTATTATTTTTATGATGATGTTAAAAATGTACGGAAGAATTTCTTTATTTCCTTTAAGGGAGCATTATTTGAAGGAGAAAAATACCTAGGTACGACTGATAATGCATTTGAAGTGGTCTCTATTTTTGTTTGGGCCAAAGATACGATGAATTTACAAGGCTTTACTCGTGATGATTTCTTGTTTTTAGAAAAAGAAATTTTAATGAACTACCCAGATGCTGATATTAGCTGGAAAAACCCCATTGAAGATTTAATGAAACCTGAATGA
- a CDS encoding ABC transporter ATP-binding protein — protein sequence MFISIKNVCFSYPNTESVALDQFSMNIEKGEVISILGRSGSGKSTILRILAGLEKSTNGSLTIQDEIVFDDNTFLQPEKRGIGMVFQDYALFPHMTVGENILFGLFQLKKVQKKKRLKEVLELVELEDYEKRYPHQLSGGQQQRVAIARAIAPNPHLILLDEPFSNLDAELQVKIRKDLREILKKANITSIFVTHDENDAHALADRIVKLKDGCIDLIGSPCDLLGTTPYPALDLDPLIEKRELVTN from the coding sequence ATGAATATTGAAAAAGGTGAAGTGATTTCAATATTAGGTAGAAGTGGTAGTGGAAAAAGCACTATTTTGCGTATCCTTGCTGGACTTGAAAAGTCAACAAACGGATCTTTAACAATACAGGATGAAATAGTTTTTGATGACAATACATTTTTACAACCAGAAAAACGAGGAATTGGTATGGTCTTTCAAGATTATGCATTATTTCCTCATATGACCGTTGGTGAAAATATTCTATTTGGTTTATTTCAATTGAAAAAAGTACAAAAGAAAAAGCGACTTAAAGAAGTTTTGGAATTAGTTGAACTTGAAGATTATGAAAAACGCTATCCACATCAATTGAGTGGTGGTCAACAACAACGTGTTGCGATTGCAAGAGCAATTGCGCCGAACCCACACTTAATTTTGCTAGATGAACCATTTAGTAATTTAGATGCAGAGCTACAGGTGAAAATTCGAAAAGATTTACGTGAGATTTTGAAAAAAGCAAACATCACATCTATCTTTGTCACACATGATGAAAACGATGCACATGCACTTGCAGACCGTATAGTTAAATTGAAAGACGGATGCATTGATCTAATTGGCAGTCCATGTGACTTACTTGGGACCACACCTTACCCCGCCTTAGATTTGGATCCCCTAATTGAAAAACGAGAATTAGTAACCAATTAA
- a CDS encoding dUTP diphosphatase has translation MHLQQLFKMQKSLDTYIQSEKKITNDVFLEKGLALLVELAELANETRCFKFWSEKGPSEKHVILEEYVDSIHFLLSLGIEKNLNDLENWPVHQQHKDESLTMLFIHTQDSINQFLQISTIDNYENVWSWYGAVASKLGFTHEEIIQAYFDKNEKNYERQRSGY, from the coding sequence ATGCACTTACAACAACTTTTTAAAATGCAAAAATCTCTCGATACATATATTCAATCTGAAAAAAAAATTACAAATGATGTATTTTTGGAAAAAGGACTAGCACTGCTAGTTGAACTTGCAGAGCTAGCTAATGAAACAAGATGCTTTAAATTTTGGAGCGAAAAAGGACCTTCCGAAAAACATGTCATTTTAGAAGAATATGTAGATTCAATTCACTTTTTATTATCTCTTGGAATTGAAAAGAATTTGAATGACTTAGAAAACTGGCCAGTTCATCAACAACATAAGGATGAGTCATTAACCATGCTATTTATACATACACAGGACTCCATTAATCAATTTTTACAGATTTCTACGATAGACAATTATGAGAATGTATGGTCGTGGTATGGGGCAGTTGCATCAAAACTTGGATTTACGCATGAAGAAATCATACAAGCATATTTTGATAAAAATGAAAAAAATTATGAGCGCCAACGTTCAGGTTATTAA